In Oryza sativa Japonica Group chromosome 2, ASM3414082v1, the following are encoded in one genomic region:
- the LOC9271545 gene encoding pentatricopeptide repeat-containing protein At1g09410, mitochondrial, translating to MACRLLLRRCLSAAAASSAAARFAVRHAHGELEVSGCSARIRDLGRLGRVGEAREVFDAMPRRDIIAWNSMISAYCHNGMPDAARDLYDAISGGNMRTGAILLSGYGRLGRVLEARRVFDGMLERNTVAWNAMISCYVQNGDITMARRLFDAMPSRDVSSWNSMLTGYCHSLQMVDARNLFEKMPERNLVSWTVMISGYGRIENHGKAWDIFCKMHREGLLPDQSNFASALSAVKGLGNLDVLESLRVLALKTGFERDVVIGTAILNVYSRDTSVLDTAIKFFESMIERNEYTWSTMIAALSHGGRIDAAIAVYERDPVKSIACRTALITGLAQCGRIDDARILFEQIPEPIVVSWNALITGYMQNGMVNEAKELFDKMPFRNTISWAGMIAGYAQNGRSEEALGLLQELHRSGMLPSLSSLTSIFFACSNIVALETGTQVHSLAVKVGCQFNSFACNALITMYGKCRNMEYARQVFSRMVTKDIVSWNSFLAALVQNDLLDEARNTFDNMLSRDDVSWTTIISAYAHAEQSNEAMGAFKTMFCEHELPNSPILTILLGVCGSLGASKIGQQIHTVAIKLGMDSELIVANALISMYFKCGCADSRRIFDLMEERDIFTWNTIITGYAQHGLGREAIKMYQHMESAGVLPNEVTFVGLLNACSHAGLVDEGWKFFKSMSQDYGLTPLPEHYACMVDLLGRTGDVQGAEQFIYDMPIEPDTVIWSALLGACKIHKNAEIGKRAAEKLFRIEPSNAGNYVMLSNIYSSLGMWGEVAEVRKIMKQQGVIKEPGCSWTQIKDKMHSFVTGDKQHEQIEEIVATLEELYTLLKATGYVPDTEFVLHDIDEEQKESSLLYHSEKLAVAYCLLATPKGMPIQILKNLRICGDCHTFIKFVSHVTKRQIDIRDGNRFHHFRNGSCSCEDFW from the coding sequence ATGGCTTGCCGCCTGCTtctccgccgctgcctctcagccgcggccgcctcgtcggcggcggcgcggttcgccGTGAGGCACGCCCACGGGGAGCTTGAAGTGAGCGGATGCAGCGCCCGCATCCGCGATCTCGGCCGCCTCGGCCGCGTGGGGGAGGCCAGGGAGGTGTTCGACGCGATGCCGCGCCGGGACATCATCGCCTGGAACTCCATGATCTCTGCCTACTGCCACAACGGGATGCCCGACGCCGCGAGGGACCTCTACGACGCCATCTCCGGCGGGAACATGCGCACGGGCGCCATCCTCCTGTCGGGCTACGGCCGCCTCGGCCGCGTGCTCGAGGCTCGCAGGGTGTTCGATGGAATGCTCGAGCGGAACACCGTGGCGTGGAACGCCATGATCAGCTGCTATGTCCAGAACGGGGATATCACTATGGCACGAAGGCTGTTCGATGCAATGCCGAGCAGAGATGTCTCATCATGGAACTCGATGCTTACTGGGTATTGCCACAGTCTACAGATGGTGGATGCAAGGAATCTGTTTGAGAAAATGCCAGAGCGCAATTTGGTTTCGTGGACAGTAATGATTTCTGGGTACGGTCGAATCGAGAACCATGGGAAGGCTTGGGACATCTTCTGTAAGATGCACCGTGAAGGACTGCTACCAGACCAGTCCAATTTTGCCTCTGCGCTCTCAGCAGTTAAGGGTCTTGGAAACCTTGATGTTCTAGAGAGCCTCCGTGTTCTTGCCCTCAAGACAGGCTTTGAGAGGGATGTGGTCATCGGCACAGCAATACTAAATGTGTATTCAAGGGACACGAGTGTGCTTGACACTGCAATAAAATTCTTTGAGAGTATGATTGAAAGGAATGAGTACACATGGTCAACCATGATTGCAGCTTTATCTCATGGAGGCCGAATAGATGCTGCTATTGCTGTCTATGAAAGAGACCCTGTAAAATCAATTGCTTGTCGGACTGCACTTATCACAGGCCTTGCTCAATGTGGTAGGATTGATGATGCACGGATTTTATTTGAACAGATTCCAGAACCTATTGTTGTGTCCTGGAACGCCCTGATTACTGGGTACATGCAGAATGGAATGGTTAATGAGGCAAAGGAGTTGTTTGATAAGATGCCTTTTCGGAACACAATATCTTGGGCTGGGATGATTGCGGGGTATGCACAAAATGGGAGAAGTGAAGAAGCTCTGGGTTTACTTCAAGAGCTCCATAGGAGTGGGATGTTGCCTAGCCTATCTAGTTTGACTAGTATCTTCTTTGCTTGTTCAAATATTGTGGCACTTGAGACAGGAACACAAGTGCATTCCCTTGCAGTAAAGGTTGGTTGCCAGTTCAATAGCTTTGCATGTAATGCACTCATTACTATGTATGGCAAGTGCAGAAACATGGAGTACGCAAGACAAGTATTCAGCCGAATGGTAACTAAGGATATTGTGTCATGGAACTCTTTCCTTGCTGCACTTGTGCAGAATGATCTGTTGGATGAGGCCAGAAACACATTTGACAATATGCTCAGTCGGGACGATGTTTCTTGGACTACCATAATATCTGCGTATGCACATGCTGAGCAATCCAATGAGGCCATGGGGGCTTTCAAAACAATGTTTTGTGAACATGAGTTACCCAACTCACCAATTTTAACTATACTTCTTGGTGTATGTGGGAGTCTAGGTGCTTCTAAGATTGGGCAGCAAATCCACACTGTAGCTATTAAACTTGGAATGGATTCAGAACTTATAGTAGCCAATGCTCTCATATCAATGTATTTCAAGTGTGGCTGTGCAGATTCTCGTAGGATTTTTGATCTAATGGAGGAGCGAGATATTTTTACATGGAATACCATCATTACGGGTTATGCACAACATGGGCTTGGAAGAGAAGCCATCAAGATGTATCAACATATGGAATCTGCTGGGGTGTTACCGAATGAGGTTACCTTTGTGGGGCTTTTAAATGCATGCAGCCACGCTGGTTTGGTAGATGAAGGATGGAAGTTTTTCAAGTCAATGAGCCAAGATTATGGACTAACTCCTCTGCCGGAACACTATGCTTGCATGGTTGACCTGCTTGGGCGAACAGGTGATGTGCAAGGAGCGGAACAATTTATTTATGATATGCCCATTGAGCCAGATACAGTGATTTGGAGTGCTCTTCTTGGGGCATGCAAGATTCACAAGAATGCAGAAATTGGTAAAAGAGCTGCTGAGAAACTCTTCAGAATTGAGCCATCGAATGCTGGCAACTATGTTATGTTGTCAAATATATATTCTTCCCTAGGGATGTGGGGTGAAGTTGCAGAGGTACGAAAAATTATGAAGCAACAAGGTGTGATAAAAGAGCCTGGTTGCAGCTGGACACAGATAAAAGACAAAATGCACTCCTTTGTCACTGGCGATAAGCAGCATGAGCAGATTGAAGAGATAGTTGCTACCCTCGAAGAACTGTACACTTTGTTAAAGGCTACAGGCTATGTGCCTGACACAGAATTTGTTCTCCATGACATTGATGAAGAGCAGAAGGAGAGCTCCCTTTTGTACCACAGTGAGAAGCTTGCTGTTGCTTATTGCCTTCTTGCTACACCTAAGGGCATGCCTATACAGATACTGAAGAACCTTAGAATATGTGGTGACTGTCATACTTTTATCAAGTTTGTATCTCATGTCACCAAGAGACAAATTGACATTAGGGATGGAAATCGGTTCCATCATTTTAGGAACGGTAGCTGCTCCTGTGAAGATTTTTGGTGA